In Chlorocebus sabaeus isolate Y175 chromosome 5, mChlSab1.0.hap1, whole genome shotgun sequence, one genomic interval encodes:
- the ZNF768 gene encoding zinc finger protein 768 → MEREASPWGLEPQDVQSSDEMRSPEGSLRGNMSENEEEEISQQEGTGDYEVEEIPFGLEPQSPGFETQSPEFEPQSPRFEPESPGFESRSPGLVPPSPEFAPRSPESDSQSLEFESQSPRYEPQSPGYEPRSPGYEPRSPGYEPRSPGYESESSRYESQNPELKTQSPEFEAQSSKFQEGAEMLLNPEEKSPLNISVGVHPLDSFTQGFGEQPTGDLPIGPPFEMPTGALLSTPQFEMLQNPLGLTGALRGPSRRGGRARGGQGPRPNICGICGKSFGRGSTLIQHQRIHTGEKPYKCEVCSKAFSQSSDLIKHQRTHTGERPYKCPRCGKAFADSSYLLRHQRTHSGQKPYKCPHCGKAFGDSSYLLRHQRTHSHERPYSCTECGKCYSQNSSLRSHQRVHTGQRPFSCGICGKSFSQRSALIPHARSHAREKPFKCPECGKRFGQSSVLAIHARTHLPGRTYSCPDCGKTFNRSSTLIQHQRSHTGERPYRCAVCGKGFCRSSTLLQHHRVHSGERPYKCDDCGKAFSQSSDLIRHQRTHAAGRR, encoded by the exons ATGGAGCGGGAGGCGTCGCCATGGGGCCTCGAGCCCCAGGATGTGCAGAGTTCTGACGAAATGAGAAGCCCCGAAGGGTCCCTCAGAG GCAACATGAGTGAGAATGAGGAAGAGGAAATTTCTCAGCAAGAAGGCACTGGGGACTATGAAGTCGAAGAGATACCATTTGGGCTTGAACCCCAGAGCCCTGGGTTTGAGACACAAAGCCCCGAGTTTGAACCCCAAAGCCCCAGATTTGAGCCTGAAAGCCCGGGATTTGAGTCGCGAAGCCCTGGGCTTGTGCCCCCAAGCCCTGAGTTTGCCCCCAGAAGCCCTGAATCAGATTCTCAGAGccttgagtttgaatcccagaGCCCTAGGTATGAACCCCAAAGCCCTGGCTATGAACCCCGGAGCCCTGGGTATGAACCCCGGAGCCCCGGCTACGAACCCCGGAGCCCCGGCTATGAATCTGAGAGCTCTAGATATGAATCCCAGAACCCTGAGCTCAAAACCCAAAGCCCAGAATTTGAAGCTCAAAGTTCCAAATTCCAGGAGGGTGCAGAGATGCTTCTGAACCCCGAGGAAAAGAGTCCCTTGAATATCTCTGTAGGAGTTCACCCCCTGGACTCCTTCACTCAGGGGTTTGGGGAGCAGCCCACAGGGGACCTGCCCATAGGACCACCTTTTGAGATGCCCACAGGGGCCCTGCTGTCTACACCACAGTTTGAGATGCTTCAGAATCCCCTGGGTCTCACAGGAGCCCTTCGAGGTCCAAGCCGGCGGGGTGGCCGGGCCAGGGGTGGGCAGGGCCCTCGGCCTAACATCTGCGGCATCTGCGGGAAGAGCTTCGGGCGGGGTTCCACCCTGATCCAGCACCAGCGCATTCACACCGGTGAGAAGCCCTACAAATGTGAGGTCTGCAGCAAGGCCTTTTCCCAGAGCTCTGACCTCATCAAACACCAGCGCACCCACACTGGCGAGCGACCCTACAAATGTCCCCGTTGCGGCAAGGCCTTCGCTGACAGCTCTTACCTGCTTCGCCACCAGCGCACTCACTCTGGCCAGAAGCCCTACAAGTGCCCACATTGTGGCAAGGCCTTCGGCGACAGCTCCTACCTCCTGCGACACCAGCGCACCCACAGCCACGAGAGGCCCTACAGCTGCACCGAGTGCGGCAAGTGCTATAGCCAGAACTCGTCCCTGCGCAGCCATCAGAGGGTGCACACCGGTCAGAGGCCCTTCAGCTGTGGCATCTGCGGCAAGAGCTTCTCCCAGCGGTCGGCCCTTATTCCCCATGCCCGCAGCCACGCCCGGGAGAAGCCCTTCAAGTGCCCTGAGTGCGGCAAGCGCTTTGGCCAAAGCTCGGTGCTGGCCATCCACGCCCGCACCCACCTGCCAGGCCGCACCTATAGCTGCCCCGACTGCGGCAAGACCTTCAATCGCTCCTCCACGCTCATCCAGCACCAGCGCTCCCACACGGGCGAGCGGCCCTACAGGTGCGCTGTGTGCGGCAAGGGCTTCTGCCGCTCCTCCACGCTGCTGCAGCATCACCGGGTGCACAGCGGAGAGCGGCCCTACAAGTGCGATGACTGCGGAAAGGCCTTCTCCCAGAGCTCCGACCTCATCCGCCACCAGCGGACCCATGCGGCGGGCCGGCGCTGA